One window from the genome of Elaeis guineensis isolate ETL-2024a chromosome 5, EG11, whole genome shotgun sequence encodes:
- the LOC105045023 gene encoding uncharacterized protein produces MRPGNALLLLLASSSSLLPLVSPVSIPDFRPFHPRKPLPPVNPLIIPFCNKTDYPKICINSARYFSHEFPSIDITNMFNIMARALKDRIRFIQEKALAMSINQKDASVRGSINECIILYNNALDDLSTAMVGFVTRDKGMFETKLNSVITIFKTCNKVFNGNPHLLLKEDERLIKMASNSIAIGKLSF; encoded by the coding sequence ATGAGGCCAGGAAATGCCCTCCTCCTCCTGCTTGCGAGCTCCTCCTCTCTCCTTCCCCTCGTCTCCCCCGTCAGCATTCCTGATTTCCGCCCCTTCCACCCTCGTAAACCCCTTCCCCCCGTCAACCCTCTCATCATCCCCTTCTGCAACAAGACCGACTATCCCAAAATATGCATCAACTCGGCTCGCTATTTTAGCCATGAGTTTCCATCTATTGATATCACCAACATGTTCAACATCATGGCTAGGGCTCTTAAAGATCGCATCAGATTCATTCAAGAGAAGGCTCTCGCCATGTCCATCAACCAAAAGGATGCTTCGGTGCGTGGGAGCATTAACGAGTGTATCATTCTGTACAACAATGCACTTGATGACTTGAGCACAGCGATGGTGGGATTCGTGACACGCGACAAAGGGATGTTCGAGACCAAACTCAACTCGGTGATCACAATATTCAAGACTTGCAACAAAGTCTTCAATGGGAATCCccatctgctgttgaaggaggatgAGAGGTTAATAAAGATGGCGAGCAACAGCATCGCCATCGGTAAATTATCCTTTTAA